Proteins co-encoded in one Fibrobacter sp. genomic window:
- a CDS encoding RND transporter: MRWELQLQDALTSKGSSPLYHQEIEEKFGALGSLTVVMESEDSTLNYFAARSLYQRLQADSTIHFAEFETDIEFYKKHSLLYIEEDDLDTVANRIQTLQEKITLAHNPLYVDMSDESQTSVDSNDNKTNQAILDFTDLENKYFTILSRTHASSDGKIRVVDIYPKNSLSDLQANRDLLGKVKSFFRDNPKYGSIKVYYTGKVYDTIQTGRTLLPEAKFAGKITALFILLLFIIHFYKQPQLILVSAIPVGLPILYTLALAWLLYGRINVFTLLLALVLPGQACQVITHVLNRYFIERSRNLSPKLCIESAVLGIGPSTAVSAGIMASFFACMIIVPVAGIRELGILGSIGCILNWIFTILISTSLLHLFQRKKAFSVNSFRFQSVFKITLLSYRTNGIIIAVLSVLSLAALIYGGVNLKFLYDFRQTELPREERVADSLIAKTGFPQYDPVIVMMSKDNGDELYRRFKQLKSKGKIPNIENVYTLSAFSPKNQVNKKEKLKEIQAFFTSDILQQLDSAEKLNVSKISEILYRFDFDEDDQPENIRKKFSDIDGNAGAFAFIFSNINPNNGLECRHLAHDLALLNGSDDSTYKMTGVPVVRAKFLDLVLSNVDKTIFLGSVLVWFFLLFFYNRFSRAIFTILPSLFAMSWLLALINVLGIKLSVYSTIAFPILIGASVDGSIQLWTAYYEKRKGTALTLLQGKAFSISISQMAAMIGTYGLLISSHPGLKSIGQISFIGLICISIAQFTMFSLIAGSLDNYRILQRQKKENAQKSLQ, encoded by the coding sequence TTGCGGTGGGAACTTCAGTTACAGGACGCCCTGACCTCAAAGGGGAGCTCACCCCTTTACCATCAAGAAATAGAAGAAAAATTCGGGGCCCTCGGAAGCCTGACCGTTGTCATGGAGTCCGAAGACAGCACCCTGAACTATTTCGCCGCACGGTCGTTATACCAAAGATTGCAAGCTGACTCGACCATTCATTTTGCCGAATTTGAAACGGATATCGAGTTCTACAAGAAGCACAGTCTGCTCTATATCGAAGAAGATGACCTGGACACGGTCGCCAATAGAATCCAGACGTTGCAAGAAAAAATCACTCTGGCCCACAACCCCCTATATGTGGACATGTCCGACGAGTCACAGACTTCAGTCGATTCAAATGACAACAAGACCAACCAGGCCATTCTTGATTTTACTGATCTGGAAAACAAGTATTTCACCATCCTTTCGAGAACCCACGCCAGCAGTGACGGGAAAATTCGTGTTGTCGATATCTACCCTAAAAATTCCCTATCCGACTTACAGGCCAACCGAGACTTGCTCGGCAAAGTCAAGTCATTCTTCAGGGACAATCCTAAATATGGCTCCATAAAAGTCTATTACACCGGAAAAGTCTACGACACCATCCAGACGGGGCGGACGCTACTCCCCGAGGCAAAATTTGCAGGAAAAATCACCGCCCTGTTCATCTTGCTTCTTTTCATTATCCATTTCTATAAGCAACCCCAGCTAATACTGGTATCGGCGATTCCAGTGGGGCTCCCGATCCTTTACACCCTGGCCCTGGCTTGGCTGCTGTATGGACGCATCAACGTATTCACCCTGTTGCTTGCCCTGGTTCTGCCCGGACAGGCCTGTCAAGTTATTACCCATGTACTGAACCGATACTTTATAGAACGGTCCAGAAACTTGAGTCCCAAGCTTTGCATTGAGAGCGCTGTTCTAGGGATTGGTCCATCTACAGCGGTATCGGCCGGAATCATGGCTTCGTTTTTCGCCTGCATGATTATCGTGCCTGTGGCCGGAATCCGCGAGCTCGGCATCCTCGGTTCCATAGGCTGCATTTTAAACTGGATTTTCACCATACTTATCTCTACATCTCTCCTGCACTTGTTCCAGCGCAAAAAAGCCTTCTCTGTCAACAGCTTCCGTTTCCAGAGTGTGTTCAAGATAACGCTCCTTTCTTACAGGACCAACGGAATCATTATAGCCGTTCTTTCCGTATTGAGTCTTGCGGCGTTGATTTATGGCGGTGTGAACCTGAAATTCCTTTATGATTTCAGGCAGACTGAACTCCCCCGCGAAGAACGGGTGGCGGATTCGTTAATCGCAAAAACAGGTTTCCCTCAATATGACCCCGTCATCGTCATGATGTCAAAAGACAATGGCGATGAACTTTATAGAAGGTTCAAACAACTCAAGTCCAAGGGCAAGATTCCTAATATTGAGAACGTTTATACCTTAAGCGCATTCTCGCCAAAGAATCAGGTCAACAAGAAAGAAAAGCTTAAAGAAATCCAGGCTTTCTTTACTAGCGACATCTTGCAGCAGCTGGATTCTGCCGAAAAGCTGAATGTCTCGAAGATTTCTGAGATTCTTTACCGATTCGATTTTGATGAAGACGACCAACCCGAAAATATCCGCAAGAAGTTTAGCGACATCGACGGGAATGCAGGGGCCTTTGCCTTTATCTTTTCGAACATCAATCCGAACAACGGACTGGAATGTAGGCACCTGGCACACGACCTAGCCCTCCTGAATGGCTCGGATGATAGCACCTACAAGATGACGGGCGTGCCTGTTGTGCGGGCAAAGTTCTTGGACCTAGTGCTTTCTAATGTCGACAAGACCATTTTCTTGGGGTCTGTTCTGGTGTGGTTCTTCTTGCTGTTCTTCTACAATCGTTTCAGCAGGGCCATTTTTACAATCCTCCCTTCCCTATTTGCCATGAGTTGGCTATTGGCCCTAATCAACGTCCTTGGAATCAAGCTTTCTGTCTATAGCACTATCGCCTTCCCGATTTTGATTGGAGCAAGCGTTGACGGTTCTATCCAATTGTGGACCGCCTACTACGAAAAGCGGAAAGGAACCGCCCTCACCCTTTTGCAAGGCAAGGCTTTCTCTATTTCCATAAGCCAGATGGCCGCCATGATTGGAACCTACGGTTTGCTGATTTCATCGCATCCTGGCCTAAAAAGCATCGGACAAATTTCGTTTATCGGACTGATTTGCATCTCAATCGCCCAGTTCACAATGTTTTCGTTAATTGCAGGTTCTCTAGACAACTACAGAATCCTGCAAAGGCAAAAAAAAGAAAATGCCCAAAAGTCTCTCCAATAG
- a CDS encoding nitroreductase family protein yields the protein MSFMDLAKNRYSCRAFTAQAVESEKLAQVLEAGRLSPTAINAQPVTVKVIKSPEALEKIRGITRMAYNAPVVLMVCYDEPKCYTAEKYNDNFNSGVMDASIVATSMMMQATDIGLATLWARGFNASEIEKAFGFPNNLKLACLLDVGYADSENGGGPSPRHPVRKSMEEFAEAL from the coding sequence ATGTCTTTCATGGATTTGGCTAAAAACCGCTATAGCTGCCGAGCATTCACTGCCCAGGCCGTAGAATCCGAAAAACTCGCCCAGGTGCTCGAAGCGGGCCGCCTTTCTCCGACGGCAATCAACGCTCAGCCCGTGACCGTGAAGGTCATCAAGTCTCCCGAGGCCCTGGAAAAGATTCGCGGCATTACCCGTATGGCCTATAACGCCCCCGTGGTGCTGATGGTCTGCTATGATGAACCCAAGTGCTATACCGCCGAAAAGTACAACGACAACTTCAACAGCGGCGTGATGGATGCGAGCATCGTCGCCACCTCCATGATGATGCAGGCCACCGACATAGGCCTTGCCACCCTCTGGGCACGTGGCTTCAACGCTTCTGAAATTGAAAAGGCTTTTGGTTTTCCGAACAACTTAAAGCTGGCTTGCCTTTTGGATGTCGGCTATGCCGATTCAGAAAATGGGGGAGGCCCTTCGCCCAGACACCCTGTGCGCAAGAGTATGGAAGAATTCGCCGAAGCGTTGTAA
- a CDS encoding pyridoxal phosphate-dependent aminotransferase, whose product MPKSLSNRTLNIAASLTVAIDSLAKKMIAEGKDVVSLGAGEPDFPTPEPICKAAHCAIDSGKTRYTAPVGILELRKKICEKLSKENGLRYEPEQITVTSGAKHAVFNSLAALINPGDEVIIPAPYWVTYPELVKWLGGVPVFVDGLQENDFKITAEQLKKVCNDKTKAILMNNPCNPTGSVYSREELEALAKVIVENDLYCISDEVYEYFVYKGTFTSIASIEGMKDRSIVINGFSKSYCMTGWRVGYDASPAPIAKIIGKIQGQATHHPSNIAQYAALGALEMGNAESLKMREVFRKRRDFMVSKIGDALGQKLRAPEGAFYLFAPVSSVYGKSTPDGKTIKGSVDLCEYILESQGLAIVPGAAFGNDNCVRFSYAASDENLGSACRRFEAAIRSLK is encoded by the coding sequence ATGCCCAAAAGTCTCTCCAATAGAACACTGAATATTGCCGCCTCCCTGACAGTTGCCATTGACAGCCTTGCCAAAAAAATGATTGCCGAAGGCAAGGACGTGGTTAGTCTTGGTGCCGGCGAACCGGATTTTCCGACTCCAGAACCTATCTGCAAGGCGGCACATTGCGCCATCGACAGCGGAAAGACCCGCTATACCGCACCCGTCGGCATTTTGGAGTTGCGCAAGAAAATCTGCGAAAAGCTCTCCAAAGAAAACGGGCTCCGTTATGAACCCGAACAGATTACGGTCACCAGCGGCGCAAAGCATGCCGTGTTCAACTCCCTTGCCGCCTTGATAAACCCCGGTGACGAAGTGATTATTCCAGCCCCTTATTGGGTGACTTATCCTGAATTGGTGAAATGGCTTGGAGGCGTTCCCGTATTTGTTGACGGATTGCAAGAAAATGATTTCAAGATAACGGCCGAACAGCTGAAAAAAGTTTGTAATGACAAGACCAAGGCCATTTTAATGAACAACCCTTGCAACCCTACCGGTTCCGTGTATAGCCGCGAGGAATTGGAGGCCTTGGCAAAGGTCATTGTCGAAAATGACCTATACTGCATTTCTGACGAAGTCTATGAATATTTCGTTTATAAGGGAACATTTACCAGCATTGCCTCTATTGAAGGGATGAAGGACCGTTCCATTGTCATCAACGGTTTTTCCAAGTCTTACTGCATGACCGGCTGGCGCGTAGGCTACGACGCCTCCCCCGCCCCCATCGCCAAGATTATCGGGAAAATCCAAGGGCAAGCTACGCACCACCCGAGCAACATCGCCCAGTACGCCGCCTTGGGTGCTCTAGAGATGGGAAATGCCGAGTCTCTCAAAATGAGGGAGGTTTTCCGCAAGCGCAGGGACTTTATGGTGTCAAAAATCGGCGATGCCCTGGGGCAAAAGCTGCGCGCTCCCGAAGGAGCCTTTTACCTTTTCGCCCCTGTGAGCTCCGTCTATGGAAAATCAACGCCTGACGGAAAGACCATCAAGGGGTCCGTAGATTTGTGCGAATACATTCTTGAAAGTCAAGGGCTTGCCATTGTACCAGGAGCAGCTTTCGGAAACGACAACTGCGTGCGTTTTTCTTATGCTGCCAGCGACGAAAATTTGGGAAGTGCCTGCAGGCGTTTCGAAGCTGCCATCAGGAGCTTGAAGTAG
- a CDS encoding BamA/TamA family outer membrane protein — MYLGHRNKGSNAWNLQRSIRPLVLLLFLLLFQPAIAEETAGEDDSWLYAHILQPVLNAAVYPLSAPVRYVLNNGVVEKSVELMSFGEDKKIFVYPTMNLKPGTQTQLGMTYRHRSILFNRDYLVLQGSYYANGDLYLSDRYTKQEPFGLPLFVGFRYKLYWDSDANFIIPGTKEAFIQPDSTMSFQWRIGAPLTKSKKLNLELSTSQMFIDADLPDNSKDSILNDAVFSIADRGLYQSSKQYSVALSLVYDDLDFPYAPSKGDRVILSGEYNFAPEYGGIRYDSFDSQRSGKVPKSDKSHDYIYNSLIWQHYFYFGKAKQYILSAREARQSRKFYTDFSWDEALRVWRPENIRETLLERRVVALQFRMENMWEMDKGGAPFNAFPTMNARYPMRGYGDEWSAYHIMGLSAEYRWPIDRFVDGVLFDEYAMHAEKVKEFSFDRFYNSWGFGIRVRMPELYLFRAQVGFHGLHGVNLILTIAPEFK; from the coding sequence ATGTATTTGGGTCATAGAAACAAGGGGAGTAACGCATGGAATCTTCAAAGGTCCATAAGACCTTTAGTTCTTTTGCTATTCCTTCTTTTGTTTCAACCGGCAATTGCCGAAGAAACGGCGGGTGAAGACGATTCTTGGCTTTATGCCCATATTTTACAGCCCGTATTGAATGCTGCCGTTTATCCGTTGTCCGCCCCTGTTCGGTATGTCTTGAACAACGGTGTTGTTGAAAAGTCCGTAGAGTTGATGTCCTTTGGTGAAGACAAGAAAATTTTTGTCTATCCCACAATGAACCTAAAACCAGGAACCCAAACGCAGTTGGGTATGACATACCGTCACCGGAGTATTCTCTTTAATAGGGATTATCTGGTGTTGCAAGGCAGCTATTATGCTAACGGTGACCTGTACCTTTCGGACCGTTACACCAAGCAGGAACCTTTCGGACTTCCGTTGTTTGTTGGCTTCCGTTACAAGTTGTATTGGGACAGCGACGCCAATTTTATTATTCCAGGAACCAAGGAAGCCTTTATTCAACCCGATTCAACCATGAGCTTTCAATGGAGAATCGGAGCTCCCTTGACCAAGTCCAAGAAATTGAATTTGGAACTGTCAACGAGCCAGATGTTTATCGATGCAGATCTCCCGGACAATTCAAAAGACAGTATTTTGAACGATGCAGTTTTTTCTATCGCCGATCGTGGTCTATATCAATCTTCAAAACAGTATTCCGTAGCTCTATCTCTGGTGTATGACGATTTGGACTTTCCGTACGCTCCTTCGAAAGGGGACAGAGTCATCCTCTCCGGAGAATACAATTTTGCGCCGGAGTATGGGGGAATAAGGTATGATTCTTTTGACTCTCAGCGAAGCGGAAAAGTTCCCAAGAGCGACAAGAGCCACGACTACATCTACAACAGCCTTATCTGGCAGCATTATTTCTACTTTGGAAAGGCTAAGCAATACATTCTTTCGGCAAGAGAAGCAAGGCAAAGCCGCAAGTTCTACACGGATTTTTCCTGGGATGAGGCTCTTCGCGTATGGAGACCCGAAAACATCAGGGAAACGCTCCTTGAACGAAGAGTCGTTGCCCTCCAGTTCAGAATGGAAAATATGTGGGAAATGGACAAGGGTGGAGCTCCCTTCAACGCCTTCCCGACAATGAATGCCCGGTATCCAATGCGAGGTTACGGGGACGAATGGTCGGCATATCATATCATGGGACTTAGCGCCGAATATCGTTGGCCCATTGACCGGTTTGTAGATGGGGTGCTGTTTGACGAATATGCTATGCACGCCGAAAAGGTAAAAGAATTCAGCTTTGACCGATTCTACAATTCCTGGGGTTTCGGTATTCGCGTTAGGATGCCGGAACTATACCTTTTCCGTGCCCAGGTGGGTTTCCATGGATTGCACGGGGTCAACCTGATTTTGACCATTGCGCCGGAATTCAAATAA
- a CDS encoding 8-oxo-dGTP diphosphatase, translating to MINTSLCYIEQDGKYLLLHRIKKKNDINKDKWIGIGGKFEENESPEDCIVREAREETGLTIVPKYRGIVTFISDGMNETEFMHLFTAKEFSGTVRECDEGVLEWVSKEDVIKLPHWDGDMIFLSLLNRDVPFFSLKLTYRGSTLVEAILDGKNVDYRDFI from the coding sequence GTGATCAACACTTCCCTTTGTTATATCGAGCAGGACGGCAAATACCTGCTGCTCCACCGCATCAAGAAAAAAAACGATATCAACAAGGACAAGTGGATCGGCATTGGCGGAAAATTTGAAGAAAACGAATCTCCCGAAGACTGCATTGTTCGCGAGGCCCGCGAAGAAACAGGCTTGACCATCGTCCCCAAATATAGAGGCATTGTCACTTTCATTTCAGACGGGATGAACGAGACAGAGTTTATGCACCTGTTTACGGCCAAAGAATTTAGCGGAACAGTGCGGGAATGTGACGAAGGCGTTCTGGAATGGGTGTCGAAAGAAGACGTAATCAAGCTCCCCCACTGGGATGGTGACATGATTTTTCTTTCGCTGCTGAATCGGGATGTTCCCTTCTTTTCGCTGAAACTCACCTACCGGGGAAGCACTCTCGTTGAAGCCATTCTAGACGGCAAAAACGTCGATTACAGGGATTTTATTTGA
- the metG gene encoding methionine--tRNA ligase codes for MKKFYVTTPIYYVNDAPHIGHSYTTVLADILTRFHKILGYQTFFLTGTDEHGQKVQRAADKRGVTPQEHVDEYYHRFEDLWKKMNIGNDFFIRTTMPEHKAFVQECLQKLWDKGEIYSKEYEGWYSVGEERFFTENELDENKCDPISHRPVEWLKEKNYFFKMGSYQQKLIDFLESHKDWIVPDYRWNEIRGFLRQPLNDLCISRPKARLSWGIPLPFDTDYVTYVWFDALLNYVSASTAFHKTYADGTPIWPATYHLIGKDILTTHSVYWPTMLMALDIPLPQHILAHGWWLVNGGEKMSKSAGNVVNPMDYMEKYGIDAFRYFLAREMVVGQDANFTHDAFVRRINSDLANDLGNVLNRVHRLVLNNFEGKLPAATSIGDAEKEVIELANKVIAEIKEGLPQARLSQSIETIMQLVRSINRYLEVKAPWKLAKDETKKDELATVLYISAEAVRLSLSLLWPVIPAKAEEGLAMIGCKFQSADDLAWGILKGGEAFGEGKPLFPRIEEEVKKQEAQSKPKQNKPLMAADVPAAMDMRVAQIKEVADHPDATSLYVLKVDAGEGELRTICSGLKNSYKAEELKDRKILLFANLKPSALRGIMSQGMLFAGDLDNEAHTCRLVSVPEDAKPGDRALFKGVAPSEPRELKVKDFEKIALSVKGGAVFCDALALEVNGKPVTCDVADGNGVH; via the coding sequence ATGAAAAAATTTTACGTTACTACCCCGATTTATTACGTGAATGACGCCCCGCATATTGGGCACTCCTACACCACCGTTCTCGCGGACATCCTCACCCGCTTCCACAAGATTCTGGGCTACCAGACCTTCTTCTTGACCGGTACCGACGAACACGGCCAGAAGGTGCAGCGCGCTGCCGACAAGCGTGGCGTGACTCCGCAGGAACACGTAGACGAATACTACCACCGCTTCGAAGATTTGTGGAAGAAGATGAACATCGGAAACGATTTCTTCATCCGCACTACGATGCCCGAACACAAGGCCTTTGTGCAGGAATGCCTCCAGAAACTCTGGGACAAGGGCGAAATTTACTCAAAGGAATACGAAGGCTGGTACTCCGTCGGCGAAGAACGCTTCTTTACCGAAAACGAACTGGACGAAAACAAGTGCGACCCCATCAGCCACCGCCCTGTGGAATGGCTCAAGGAAAAGAACTACTTCTTCAAGATGGGTTCTTACCAGCAGAAGCTGATTGACTTCCTCGAAAGCCACAAGGACTGGATTGTGCCGGACTACCGCTGGAACGAAATCCGCGGGTTCCTGCGCCAGCCGCTGAACGACCTGTGCATCAGCCGCCCGAAGGCACGCCTCAGCTGGGGCATTCCGCTGCCCTTCGACACCGACTACGTGACCTACGTGTGGTTCGACGCCCTCCTGAACTACGTGAGCGCTTCTACCGCCTTCCACAAGACTTATGCCGACGGCACGCCGATTTGGCCCGCCACTTACCACCTAATCGGCAAGGACATCTTGACCACCCACAGCGTGTACTGGCCCACCATGCTCATGGCTCTCGACATTCCGCTCCCGCAGCACATCTTGGCCCACGGCTGGTGGCTCGTGAACGGCGGCGAAAAGATGAGCAAGTCTGCAGGCAACGTGGTGAACCCCATGGACTACATGGAAAAGTACGGCATCGACGCGTTCCGCTATTTTCTCGCCCGCGAAATGGTGGTGGGCCAGGACGCGAACTTCACCCACGACGCCTTCGTGCGCCGCATCAACAGCGACCTCGCCAACGACCTGGGTAACGTGCTGAACCGCGTGCACCGCCTGGTGCTCAACAATTTTGAAGGCAAGCTTCCCGCAGCAACCTCCATCGGTGACGCCGAGAAGGAAGTCATCGAACTTGCGAACAAGGTGATTGCCGAAATCAAGGAAGGCCTGCCCCAGGCCCGCCTCTCCCAGTCCATCGAGACCATCATGCAGCTGGTGCGTAGCATCAACCGCTACCTGGAAGTCAAGGCCCCGTGGAAGCTCGCCAAGGACGAAACCAAGAAAGACGAACTCGCAACCGTGCTCTACATCTCAGCCGAAGCCGTGCGTCTTTCCCTCAGCCTGCTGTGGCCGGTAATCCCCGCCAAGGCAGAAGAAGGCCTCGCCATGATTGGCTGCAAGTTCCAGAGCGCCGACGACCTCGCCTGGGGAATCCTCAAGGGCGGCGAAGCATTCGGCGAAGGCAAGCCGCTCTTCCCGCGTATTGAAGAAGAAGTCAAGAAGCAGGAAGCCCAGAGCAAGCCCAAGCAGAACAAGCCCCTGATGGCCGCCGACGTGCCTGCCGCCATGGACATGCGCGTGGCCCAGATCAAGGAAGTGGCCGACCATCCGGATGCCACGAGCCTCTACGTGCTCAAGGTGGACGCCGGCGAGGGCGAACTCCGCACCATCTGCAGCGGCCTCAAGAACAGCTACAAGGCCGAGGAACTGAAGGACCGCAAGATTTTGCTGTTCGCGAACCTGAAGCCCAGCGCTCTTCGCGGCATCATGAGCCAGGGCATGCTCTTTGCGGGCGACCTCGACAACGAGGCACACACCTGCAGGCTCGTCTCCGTGCCCGAAGACGCAAAGCCCGGTGACCGCGCCCTGTTCAAGGGTGTAGCACCCAGCGAACCGCGTGAACTGAAGGTGAAGGACTTCGAGAAGATTGCGCTCTCCGTGAAAGGTGGCGCGGTGTTCTGCGACGCCCTCGCGCTTGAAGTGAATGGGAAGCCCGTGACCTGCGATGTCGCCGACGGCAATGGGGTGCATTAA